In Betaproteobacteria bacterium, the genomic window GGCCGGGGGAGCGGCCGTGGCCCCGGGCGTCCCAGGCGAAGATATCGAAGTCGGGGAGGTCGAGTTCGTTGGCCAGGTGACCCATGCGTGCCGAGTGCTCGTGGCCGCGGTGGAAGAGCAGGACGGCACCCTGGCGTGGGCCGGTGGCGGGCCAGTGGCGGTAGAACAGCGCCACGCTGTCGTGGGTGGTGAAGGTGGAGTCGAGGACGGGGCGGGGCGCGGACATGGCAAGGGAGAGCCCGGCGGGGCCGGGTGGGGGGCGGTGCGGACCGGCGGATTATGCCGGCTTGCCGGCCGTCCCGGGAAGGTCGAGGCTACCCGGGCCGCCGGCGTCGCCTCAGAGCAGCAGCCAGTGGTCGGCGGCGCTCAACTGGGCGACGGAAACGCCCTGCAGGGTGATCGAATCGTCGCCGGCGTGGATGACGGCGCTGCCGCCACCGTCGGTATGGGCCAGCACCTCGGCGTGGGAGGCGAAGCCCAGGCCCCGCAGGTCCAGGGTGTCGTGGCGGGCGAGGGTTCCCGGATTGAAGTCGATGATGCGGTCGTCGCCGAAGTCAGGGCCGAAGACGAAGTGATCCTCGCCACCGCCGCCGATGAGCAGGTCGTCGCCGCGCCCGCCCAACAGCACGTCGTTGCCAGCGCCGCCCAGGAGCTTGTCGTCCCCGTCCCGCCCTTCCAGGCGGTTGGCGCCCGCGCCCCCCACCAGGTAGTCGTCGCCACTGCCGCCGATGACGTTTTCGAAGGAACGCAGGTTGGCCACGCCGTACTCCACGCCGACCAGACGGCCCACCTGAAGGTTGACCATGACCGGGCTGGCAAAGCTCGAGAGGTCGAGGGTGTCGTTGCCGTTGCCGCCACTCAGGGCGTGGTAGATGTCGCCGCGGGGGGCGGGGTCGACCACCAGGGTATCGTCGCCCGAGCCGGCGTCTACATTGGCATTGCTGCGGTCCACGATGACCCTGTCGGCGCTGGCGCTTCCCCGCACCACCGCCTGGCCGCTCTGGGCCACGATGGGGTTGTAGACCTGGAGGTCCGCCCCATCCGCAACCTGGGCCGCGCCGTCGCTCACCTGGTAGGAAAGGGCGGCGGCGCCCACGAAGCCGGTAGCCGGGGTGAACAGCCAGGTGCCGTTGCCCTGGTCGCTCAGGTTGCCGCTACCCGCGGTGACGGAGAGGCCGAGGACGCTCAGGGTGTCGCCCCAATCGACGTCGCTGGCGTTGGCCAGCAACTGCTCGCGGGTGATGAGCATCGCGCCACTGCCCGTGGCGCTGCCCAGATCGACGCGGCCGGCCACGGTCGGCCCGTCGTTGCTGCCCAGGACCGTGAGAACGAGGTTGGCCTGGGCCGTGAGCCCGGCGTTGTCGGCGGCCAGGTAACTCACCGTGACCTGGGCCGATTCCCCCTGGCGCAGGGCGTCGAACAGGGTGCCCGGTGCGAAGGCGATCTGGTTGCCGGCCAGGGAGACGGCGGCGCCGGCGTTCAGGCCATCGATGGCGGTGTTGCTGCTGCTCACGCTCACCGCGCCCAGGGAGGCGAGGTGCAGGGTGTCGCCGGCGTCCGGGTCGCTGTCATTGGCCAGGACATTGACCTGGCGGGCCTCGTTTTCCCCGGCACTGGCGGTGTCCCCCACCGCGACGGGGGCGGCGTTGGAATTGGGGTCGGGGATGTCCGTATCTTCGGTGCGCCGGCTGAAGTCCCAGGAAAAGACGTGGGGGTCGCCCCTGCGGCCCCCGTCGAGTTCCCAGGTGGACAGATGAATCTGGCGGAAGTCGAAGGCGAATTCCTCGCCGTCCTGACTGCCCTGGACTTGGGAGATCAGCACTTCGCCCAGCTTGAGGTCGAAGACCGTCTGCCCCCGTTCGTCGCCGCTCGTGCCCACCAGACGCACCGACCGGATGACCTCTCCGCCGGCGACGTGCTGCAGCAGTTCCGCCAGATCGCCGCCCGGGGCGAAGCGGATGGCCAGAGGCGAGACATCGGATTCGAACCTGACCAGCGCCCCGGCTTCGGCCGTGTTGCCGATGGAGAGGGCGTAGTCCTCGACGTCGAAGGCGCCCTGGAAACCCCGGGCGGTCGAATCGCCGATCAGGCCGTCGATGTAGAAGAAAAAGCGCTGTGCGCCCCCGCCGGTGGTGTCGTGTGGGATGTCGGGGGGGGCGATGGTGCCGCCCGTCCGTCCATTCGGGACGTCCCAGGAAAAGGTGCTGGGGGAGGAGAGGCTGCCGTCGGCGCGCACGTTCCGGGTGGTCAGGCTGAAGCCGTGATAGGCGAATTCCAGGGAATCGCTGCCGCCGAGGGCGTCATTCACCGCGGCTACCGTCGCGTCGGCCAGGCGCAGGTCGTAGGTAATTTCCTGCCTGTCGCCGTCGGTGACGCCGATGAGACGCACGCTGTCGATCAGTTGACCAGAAGCGGTGTCGTGCAGGAGTTGCGTCAGACCGTCATCCAGGGAAAGGGTGACGCTGAGGTTGGAAAAGTCGGGGCGACCGGCACCCGCGACGGCTCCAATTCCGCCGGTCGAGACCAGATCGACGTCGAAATGGTGGGACTCCACGGCGAAGGCGCCGCGGGCGAGGTCCAGATCCACGCCGCCGTTGATGCCTTCCACCAGCAGGTAGAACTGGGTTGCAGCGCCGCCGGTTTCGGGCCCCGAGGGCGTGGTTTTGCCTACGGACGCCTCCGCTTCGCCGGTGACGAGATTCCAGGCGAAGGTGTGAGGGCTGGAATTCCGGACACCCTTGTCGTCGATATCGTAGGTGTCGAGGACCAGTCTTTCATAGGCGAAGCTGATGCTGTCCGTGCCATCTGTCTCCCCCAGCGCGCTGATGTGGGCATCCCCCAGGCGCAGTTCGAAGGTCTTTTGCGGGGTCCCGCTGGTGCCCGCATTCTGTACCCCGACGAGGCTGACGGATTCAATCGGGCTTCCCTGGGTCAACTGGCTCAACAGTGAGGTGAGTCCGTCGCCGAGGGACAGGCTGACCTCCAGATCGCTGAAATCCGGGCGGCCCACGCTGCCCCGCAGGCTGGCAATCTCGATGCCCAGATTGTAGGCGTCGATTTCGAAAGCGCCCTCGAAACCCCGCACCGTCGAACCGCCATTGACGTCCTCAATCAGCAGGAAGAACTGGTTGGCGGCCCCCCCAGTCCCTTGGTTCGGAATGTCCGGTTTGGTGATGGCGGTGTCCCCGATATGGTTGCCGGCCACGTCCCAGTTGAATTCGGAGGGCGAGCCCAGGCCCCCGCCCGCTTCGACGTCCCAGGTTTTCAGGATGACTTGGCCGAAATCGAAGGCCAGGGAGTCGCCCTCCGAGGATTCGTTGATTGCCGCGACATGGACGCTGCCCAGGCTCAGGTCGTAAGTGGTGAGCCTCTCTCCGTCGTCTTCGACCACCCCCACGAGGCGCACGGAACGCAGTACCTCCCCTTGCGCGGCAGTGCCCAGGAGGGGGGAGAGGCCGTCGACCAGGTCGAGATTGACCCTCAGGCTGGAAAACTCGGTGGGGCCGGAGACGATGTTGCCCTCCACGTCGAAGCTCACCGGAGTGTTGAGGGCCAACTGGTGGGCGTCGACCTCGAAGGCGCCTTCGAAGCCCTTGGCCGTCGAATCGCCGCGTATCCCGTCGATGTACAGAAAGTAGCGTTCCGCCTCGCCGCCCGTCTCTTTGCTACCCGGGGTGACGTTGGGGATGCCGCTGTCGGGGACGTTCCAGGAAAACTCCTCATCCTCTCCGCTGGCCTTCGCATCGTTTCCAGTAGTGGTGAGTTTCAGGGCCTCGAAGGCGAATTCGACGGAGGCGGTATTGTCCGCCTGCTCGAAGGTGGTGATGACCACGCCGCCCAGGTGCAGGTCGTACTGAGGCGTGAGGGTTCTCCCGTCGTCGCTCATGCCGACCAGGCGCACGGCGCGGAGGGTCTCGCCGACAGCCGCGTAGGCGAGCAGGCCGGTCAGGCCATCGCTGATCTCCAGGTCCACGGCGAGGGAAGCCGTTCCCCCGGCGCTTTCCCCGGGGACGGCGGTGGTGAGCGCCTCCAGGGTGGCGGAAAGGCTGTAATCGGTGATTTCGAACGCCCTTTCCGCACCCCGGGCGGTGGAGCCGCCGTTGAGGCCTTCGACGAAGAGGAAGAACTTGGTGGGGTTCCCGCCTGGGGTTCCCGAGCCGTCCGCGGTGTTCGGCTTGGGAATCTCGACGTGTGCCTCCTGCTGCGCAACGAGATCCCAGGAGAAGTGGTTTTCCTGGCCCCGGCGTCCGTCCGCCAGGATGTCCCAGACGCTGACGCTGATGGCGTTGAAATCCAGGCTGAGCTGGTCGGCTGCGATGCCGTCCTCCACCTTGCTGACGATGGCGTTTCCCAGCCGCATTTCAAAGGCGATCTCCGCACGGTCGCCTTCGGTCATGCCCACCAGCCGGACAGGCCCCAGTGTCGTGCCATTGAGGGCAGAATCCAGCAGGCGGGTCAGGCCGGCGTTCAGGTCCAGGGAAAGGTCGAGGGGCGAAAAATCGGCCCGGGTGATCTCCCTCTCCTCCCCCAGGACGGTGATGAGACTGTCGATCTGGTAGTCGAAGACCTGAACGCCGGCAAAGGCGCCTTCGAGGCCCCTGGCCGCCGACCCACCGTCGATGCCGTCAATCTGCAGGAAGTAATTCATGGCGAGGGCTCCGTTCTTGGATGGGGGCAGCGGGATCGTGCCGCGGGGGTGAGGCTGAGAGAAAGCAAGTTCCGTTCTGTTTTCCGCAAAAAACCTGCCGCCCCAGGCGCAGCGGGGCGTGGCGGGATCGAGGAGAGGCGCCGGGGCCTCCCCTGGCGGGACGGGAGTGTCAGGAAATCCGACACGCCCGCCTGGGGGGAGGGGCGCTCAGTTGAGGGAGGAGAACACCTTCTTGAGCATATCGCTGCCGGCGCCCAGGGGGTTGGCGCGGATGCTCTTTTCCTTTTCGGCGATCATCAGGAAGAGGCCGTCCATGGCCTTCTCGGTGACATAGGTGTCGAGGTCGGCGTCCTTCTTGTCGATGAGGCCCAGGCTGGCGCCCTTCTTGGCGAACTTGTTGTACTTCTTGGCCAGATCGACCTTCTTGGTCGCTTCCTGGACGATGGGCAGGAATTCCACCGCCAGTTGTTCCGAGGTGGATTTGCGGAAGAACTTGGTCACCGAATCGTCGCCGCCGGTGAGGATGCCCTTGGCGTCCTGCACGCTCATGCTCTTGATGGCATTGACCAGAATGGGCTTGGCCTTGACCACGGCCTTTTCGGCGGCCCGGTTCATGGTCACCACCAGCTCGTCGGCCTGCTTGCCCATCCCCAGGGCGCGCAGGCCCTTTTCGATGGTTTCCAGGGATTCGGGCAGGGGAATCTTGACCTTCTTGTTGCCCAGGAAGCCGTTTTCCTTGCCCAGGCTGGTGACGGCAAACTCGGCGCCGGTGCTCAGGGCCTCCTTGAGGCCGGAATTGGCCTCGCCGGAGGTGAGATCGGCCAGGCTGCCGGCCTGGGCGACGTTGAGCAGGGTGGCGAAGAGGGCGGCGGCGGCAAGACGGATGAGGCGCATGGGGAATCTCCTGGGGAAAACGGTGTTGAAGGTGTTGGCGATGCAACCGTCAATATAAGCCAAAGCGGCGCCTTGGTGCATGGCTGCGGCATCTTCACCGAAAACCCCGTTTGACAGGCCGGCGGGCGGGTTCGATACTGGGCCACTACTGTCCGGCGCAGCGGCCGGCTCGAGGGAGAACCAGGGGGCACGCCATGAAACTCTTGCACGAATACCAGGAAAAGCGCCGACTGGCGGAAGAAGCTGTCCGCCTGGTGCGCAACGGCGAGAGCATCGTCGTCCCCACCGGCGTGGGCGAACCTCCCACCCTGCTCAACGCCCTGGCTGCCCAGCGCAAGGAATTCCTCGGCGTCACCGTCGCCCAGCTCCTGCCCCTGCGCAAGTTCGATTACTTCGATCCGGCCACCGTGGAGCACGTGCGGCATCTCTCCTATTTCTTCAGCGCCGCCACGCGCGTTGGCGGCCAGGCGGGCTGGATCGACTACGTCCCCGCCTATTTCTCCGAACTGCCCATGCTGCTGGACCGCGAACAGCTGGCCGCCGACGTGGTCTTCACCATGGCTTCGCCCATGGACCAGCACGGCTATTTTTCCCTCTCCCTGGCCGCCGACTACACCATGGCCGCCATCCGCCGCGCCAGGACGGTGGTGCTGGAAGTCAATCCCAACGTCCCCTTCGCCCACGGCAATTGCCACGTTCACCTTTCCCAGGTGGCCGCCCTGGTGGAAAGCGACGAGCCCATCCTGGAAGTCGGCCTGCCGCCGGTGGGACCGGTGCAGGAGGCCATCGGCAAATACGTCGCCGACCTCATCCCCGACGGGGCCACCCTCCAGATCGGCTACGGCAGCATTCCCGACGCCGTGGTGATCCAGCTCGCCGACAAGCACGATCTCGGCATCCACACCGAAATGATCGGCAGCGGCATCATGACCCTGGTGGAAAATGGCGTGGTCACCAACCAGCGCAAGAACTGCCACCGGGGCAAGATGCTGGCCAGCTTCGCCCTCGGCGACCGCAAGCTCTACCGCTTCATGCACCGCAACCCCGCGCTGGAAATGCACCCGGTCGATTTCACCAACGATCCCTACCTGGCCGGGCAGAACGACAACCTCATGGCCATCAACGGCACCATGCAGATCGACCTCGTCGGCCAGTGCGGCTCGGAAACCCACGGCTTCCTGCCCTACTCGGGCACCGGCGGCCAGACCGATTTCGTGCGGGCCGCCAATCGCTCCAAGGGCGGCAAGGCCTTCATCGTTCTGCCCGCCACTGCCAAGGACGACAGCGTGTCACGCATCGTCCCCACCCTCTCCACCGGCACCCACGTCACCACCGGCAAGAACGACATCAGCTACGTGGTGACCGAATACGGCGTCGCCCAACTGCGGGGCAAGACCGCCAAACAACGCGCCGAAGCCCTCATCGGCATCGCCCACCCGGATTTCCGCGGTGAGTTGCGGGAGGCGGCGAAGAAGATGCATCTGCTGTAGGGGGTAGGGCGCTGAGCAAGCGTGTTGCGCGTCGGTGCGCTGTGTAGTAACGTCGCTACATTACATGTTTACCGAGGAGGTGTGGTTATGACCATCACAACCTTATCCAGCCGGGAGCTGAACCAGGACGTTACCCGTGCGAAAAGAGCGGCCAAGAGCGGTCCCGTGTTCATCACCGATCGTGGCAAGCCTGCGCATGTCTTGTTGAGCTTCGAGGACTACCAGCGGCTAACCAGGCAGCGGCGCAATATTGCCGATGCGCTGGCGATGCCGGGTATTGCGGAGCTTGAGTTTGAGCCGCCGCGGGTCAGGATCGAGCCCCAGGTCGCTGATCTCTCGTGATGTACCTTCTCGACACCAACGTGGTGTCCGAACTGCGCAAGATTCATGTTGGTAAGGCCGACGCCAACGTCGCGACATGGGCAAGAAGCGTCGATGCTTCGGAGCTCTTTGTGTCCGCCATCACCCTTCTGGAGTTGGAGTTGGGCGTGTTGGCCCTGGAGCGCAGGGACCCAGGCCAAGGAGCCCAGCTGCGGATGTGGCTGGAGCAGCAGGTATTGCCCGAGTTTTCAGCGAGAACGCTACCCGTCGATACGGCTGTGGCACGGCGCTGTGCCCGGCTGCACGTGCCCGACAAGCGCAGCGAACGCGACGCACTGATTGCGGCGACGGCACTGGTCCATGGCATGACAGTCGTCACCCGCAACGTGGTGGATTTTCAGGGAACCGGCGTGCCGGTTCTCAACCCCTGGGCCGCGAATTCGATCTGATTGCTTGGGGACGCGGGCGTCAGGCCACTCTTGCGACGGGGGTTTCCGCTCGATCCAGCATCCTGGCGATCACCTCCACCTCCCGCACCAGATCCCCCAGATCGGGAATGTTGAAATCCCGCTCCAGGCAGGTGGGCACGGGGCCAGTGCGGCGGTAGGCTTCTTCCAGCAGATGCCACACCGGGTCGATCACTGCGGCGCCATGGGTGTCCACCAGGAGCCCGTCCGGCTCGGTGTAGTGGCCGGCCACGTGGATGTAGCAGGTCTTCTCCAGGGGCAGCGCAGTCATGAATTGCAGCGGGTCGAAGCCGAAATTGCGGCTATTGACGTAAATGTTGTTCACATCGAGATGCAGCAGGCAGTCGGCTTCCGCCACGATGGCCGAGATGAATTCGGTCTCGCGCATCTCCGCCCCCGGGGGGGCGACGTAGTAGGAGGCGTTCTCGATGCCGATCTTCATCTCCAGGATGTCCTGGGCGCGGCGGATGCGCTGCGCCACCCAGCGGACGGCATCACCGGTGAAGGGAATGGGGAGCAGGTCGTAGAGCTGCCCATCGTCGGAACACCAGGAGAGGTGCTCGGTGTACAGGGCCATGCCGTGTTCGGCCATGAAGGCCTTGATGCGGCGGAGCAGCGCTTCGTCCAGGGGCGTGGGACCGCCCAGGGAAAGGGAAAGGCCGTGGCAGACGAAGGGATGGCGCTCGGTGAAGTGGCGCAGATCCTTCGCCGACCGGCCGCCCATGCCGGCCCAGTTTTCCGGGGCCAGTTCGAAGAAGCGGAGCGCCGCGGGGACGCCGGCCTTGAGGGGCTCGATGAGTTCGCGGCGAAAGCCGAGTCCGGCGCCGGTGGGAGGGGTGCGGGGCATGGGGGAGAAGGCTGAAGGGGGAAGGACGGGGCGCGCCGGGCGCGCCCCGGGGGGGAATTACTTCTTCTTGTCGGCGCCGCACTTGGCTTCGCCGCACTTGCCGTCCTTCTTCTTGTCGCCGCCGCAGCTGCCGTCCTTTTTCTTGTCGGCGCCACACTTGGCGTCCTTCTTCTTGTCGGCGCCGCACTTGGCTTCGCCGCATTTGCCGTCCTTGGCCTTGTCGTCGGCGGCAGCGAGTTGATAGCCGGAATCGAGCTTGGTGAGACTGAAGGGGTTGTCTGCCGCGTGGGCGATGGGGGCCAGCAGGGCGGTGGCGGCGAAGGCGGTGCCGACGGCGAGGGAAAGGGTGGTCTTCTTGCTGCTCATGATGGGTCTCCTGACAGGGGGGGTTTGGCCGCGGGGGCCGGGATCGTGGTTTCGGTCGGCTGCTTGGTCAAGCGGCGCGCTCCGTACAGGCAGGTACGCGACAGCCCGCCGTTTGGATGCAAAAAGCCAATCATGGTTCCGTCATCAGCTTTTCCAGGGCGGCGACGAGGTCGGGGCCGTCCCAATCCGCTTCGCCCGTAAGACGCGCCCGCAGGCGGCCCCGCCGGTCGATGACCAGGGTGGTGGGCAGGGCGATGGCTTTCCAGCGGGCCATGGTGGCTCCCTCTGGGTCGAGCAGAAGAGGGAAACCCACCGGCACCGTGGCGGTAAAGCGGCGCACGGCGTCGGCATCCTCGCCGACATCTACTCCGAGGACTTCCATGCCTCTGGGCGCCAGGCGGGTGCGCAGGCGGTCCAGAGAAGGCATCTCGGCCCGGCAGGGCTTGCAGTAGGTGGCCCAGAAATTGACCAGGACCAGCTTGCCGCGCAGTTGGGCGAGGTCCACGCCGCGGCCGTCCAGGTCGCGCAGGACGAGCGGTGCCGCGGGGGTGGGGGTTAGGGGGCGCAATTCGGCCGCCCGGGCGGGCAAGGCGAAGAGCGCTGCGGCCAGGGCCAAGGCGCTGGCGGTCAGCCGGATCAAGACTCCGCGGTCCGGCGCACCGGCGGCGCTGCGTGTGCGGGGGGGCGGGCGTCGCGGTTTCATGGTGTGCTCGTGGGCTCTCTCTTCTTTGCTTCGGCCGCCAGGGCAAGAAGGTCTTCGACGCTGAACAGGGGCCGTGAGCAGCGGCCGTCGGCGCAGACGAAGGCCGCTGCTCGGCTCAGCTCCGGGTAGGCGACATCGGGATTGGGCAGTGGGCCTTCGCGGCGGTCCCACCACTCGACTCGCTTATAGACTACCGGCCAGCGGGCGGCGGCGGCGAAGAGGCGGCGCGCGGCTGGGTCATCGCGGCGGCCGACCACGGTGAGGTGGGCGGGGTCGTTGGCCAGCTCCCTGTCGGCGATGAGGATGCCCGGGTCCGATACCCGGGCCAGGGCGACGGCGGGCGTGGCCAGGTAGCGCATGGCCGATTCGGCCATGGTCCGGTGGCGCGCTTCGCCGCTGTAGTGGGCCAGCAGGTTGGCGGCCCGGGCCAGGGCCAGGTTTTCGTCCAGGGTGGCGACGGGGGCCAGGGGGCCGGAAGGGACTGCGCTGCGGTAGCCGGGGACTGCGGGAGAGGCGAAGCGGTCGGCAATGAAGTCGGCGGTGGTCATGGCTTCCGCCAGCCAGCGGCGTTCGCCCGTGGCGCCGTGCAGGGCAAGCAGGGCGCGCAACATTGCAAGGCTGTCGGCCAGATAAGGGCCGCCCCGGTCGTCGGCACCGTGGGTGTAGCCGCCCCGCGGCAGGCGGCGCAGGACCATCATGCGCTCCACGGCGAAGGTGGCGTCGTCGAGGAGTTGCGGCAGGCCGGTGGCCAGGTGGGCCTGGACCAGGGCGGTGGCCAGGAGGCCGTTTTCCCGGGCGTAGATGGCCTTGTCCACCCGGGGGACGCCCC contains:
- a CDS encoding type VI secretion system tube protein Hcp; this encodes MNYFLQIDGIDGGSAARGLEGAFAGVQVFDYQIDSLITVLGEEREITRADFSPLDLSLDLNAGLTRLLDSALNGTTLGPVRLVGMTEGDRAEIAFEMRLGNAIVSKVEDGIAADQLSLDFNAISVSVWDILADGRRGQENHFSWDLVAQQEAHVEIPKPNTADGSGTPGGNPTKFFLFVEGLNGGSTARGAERAFEITDYSLSATLEALTTAVPGESAGGTASLAVDLEISDGLTGLLAYAAVGETLRAVRLVGMSDDGRTLTPQYDLHLGGVVITTFEQADNTASVEFAFEALKLTTTGNDAKASGEDEEFSWNVPDSGIPNVTPGSKETGGEAERYFLYIDGIRGDSTAKGFEGAFEVDAHQLALNTPVSFDVEGNIVSGPTEFSSLRVNLDLVDGLSPLLGTAAQGEVLRSVRLVGVVEDDGERLTTYDLSLGSVHVAAINESSEGDSLAFDFGQVILKTWDVEAGGGLGSPSEFNWDVAGNHIGDTAITKPDIPNQGTGGAANQFFLLIEDVNGGSTVRGFEGAFEIDAYNLGIEIASLRGSVGRPDFSDLEVSLSLGDGLTSLLSQLTQGSPIESVSLVGVQNAGTSGTPQKTFELRLGDAHISALGETDGTDSISFAYERLVLDTYDIDDKGVRNSSPHTFAWNLVTGEAEASVGKTTPSGPETGGAATQFYLLVEGINGGVDLDLARGAFAVESHHFDVDLVSTGGIGAVAGAGRPDFSNLSVTLSLDDGLTQLLHDTASGQLIDSVRLIGVTDGDRQEITYDLRLADATVAAVNDALGGSDSLEFAYHGFSLTTRNVRADGSLSSPSTFSWDVPNGRTGGTIAPPDIPHDTTGGGAQRFFFYIDGLIGDSTARGFQGAFDVEDYALSIGNTAEAGALVRFESDVSPLAIRFAPGGDLAELLQHVAGGEVIRSVRLVGTSGDERGQTVFDLKLGEVLISQVQGSQDGEEFAFDFRQIHLSTWELDGGRRGDPHVFSWDFSRRTEDTDIPDPNSNAAPVAVGDTASAGENEARQVNVLANDSDPDAGDTLHLASLGAVSVSSSNTAIDGLNAGAAVSLAGNQIAFAPGTLFDALRQGESAQVTVSYLAADNAGLTAQANLVLTVLGSNDGPTVAGRVDLGSATGSGAMLITREQLLANASDVDWGDTLSVLGLSVTAGSGNLSDQGNGTWLFTPATGFVGAAALSYQVSDGAAQVADGADLQVYNPIVAQSGQAVVRGSASADRVIVDRSNANVDAGSGDDTLVVDPAPRGDIYHALSGGNGNDTLDLSSFASPVMVNLQVGRLVGVEYGVANLRSFENVIGGSGDDYLVGGAGANRLEGRDGDDKLLGGAGNDVLLGGRGDDLLIGGGGEDHFVFGPDFGDDRIIDFNPGTLARHDTLDLRGLGFASHAEVLAHTDGGGSAVIHAGDDSITLQGVSVAQLSAADHWLLL
- a CDS encoding DUF4197 domain-containing protein translates to MRLIRLAAAALFATLLNVAQAGSLADLTSGEANSGLKEALSTGAEFAVTSLGKENGFLGNKKVKIPLPESLETIEKGLRALGMGKQADELVVTMNRAAEKAVVKAKPILVNAIKSMSVQDAKGILTGGDDSVTKFFRKSTSEQLAVEFLPIVQEATKKVDLAKKYNKFAKKGASLGLIDKKDADLDTYVTEKAMDGLFLMIAEKEKSIRANPLGAGSDMLKKVFSSLN
- a CDS encoding acetyl-CoA hydrolase/transferase family protein; protein product: MKLLHEYQEKRRLAEEAVRLVRNGESIVVPTGVGEPPTLLNALAAQRKEFLGVTVAQLLPLRKFDYFDPATVEHVRHLSYFFSAATRVGGQAGWIDYVPAYFSELPMLLDREQLAADVVFTMASPMDQHGYFSLSLAADYTMAAIRRARTVVLEVNPNVPFAHGNCHVHLSQVAALVESDEPILEVGLPPVGPVQEAIGKYVADLIPDGATLQIGYGSIPDAVVIQLADKHDLGIHTEMIGSGIMTLVENGVVTNQRKNCHRGKMLASFALGDRKLYRFMHRNPALEMHPVDFTNDPYLAGQNDNLMAINGTMQIDLVGQCGSETHGFLPYSGTGGQTDFVRAANRSKGGKAFIVLPATAKDDSVSRIVPTLSTGTHVTTGKNDISYVVTEYGVAQLRGKTAKQRAEALIGIAHPDFRGELREAAKKMHLL
- a CDS encoding type II toxin-antitoxin system Phd/YefM family antitoxin produces the protein MTITTLSSRELNQDVTRAKRAAKSGPVFITDRGKPAHVLLSFEDYQRLTRQRRNIADALAMPGIAELEFEPPRVRIEPQVADLS
- a CDS encoding type II toxin-antitoxin system VapC family toxin, producing the protein MYLLDTNVVSELRKIHVGKADANVATWARSVDASELFVSAITLLELELGVLALERRDPGQGAQLRMWLEQQVLPEFSARTLPVDTAVARRCARLHVPDKRSERDALIAATALVHGMTVVTRNVVDFQGTGVPVLNPWAANSI
- a CDS encoding DUF692 domain-containing protein, translated to MPRTPPTGAGLGFRRELIEPLKAGVPAALRFFELAPENWAGMGGRSAKDLRHFTERHPFVCHGLSLSLGGPTPLDEALLRRIKAFMAEHGMALYTEHLSWCSDDGQLYDLLPIPFTGDAVRWVAQRIRRAQDILEMKIGIENASYYVAPPGAEMRETEFISAIVAEADCLLHLDVNNIYVNSRNFGFDPLQFMTALPLEKTCYIHVAGHYTEPDGLLVDTHGAAVIDPVWHLLEEAYRRTGPVPTCLERDFNIPDLGDLVREVEVIARMLDRAETPVARVA
- a CDS encoding TlpA family protein disulfide reductase, translating into MKPRRPPPRTRSAAGAPDRGVLIRLTASALALAAALFALPARAAELRPLTPTPAAPLVLRDLDGRGVDLAQLRGKLVLVNFWATYCKPCRAEMPSLDRLRTRLAPRGMEVLGVDVGEDADAVRRFTATVPVGFPLLLDPEGATMARWKAIALPTTLVIDRRGRLRARLTGEADWDGPDLVAALEKLMTEP